From the genome of Denticeps clupeoides chromosome 4, fDenClu1.1, whole genome shotgun sequence, one region includes:
- the LOC114788842 gene encoding CD59 glycoprotein-like, whose translation MKLVVIALIVVLVVTVGEALVCNRCVPAKAGQRCAVTQETCSASKDTCISARFLTPPYGYFQRCISKVDCMLLQNNSYMKIKCCQKDLCNVPV comes from the exons ATGAAGCTGGTGGTCATAGCTCTCATTGTCGTGCTGGTGGTGACAGTTG GGGAAGCTCTGGTGTGCAATCGTTGTGTTCCTGCAAAAGCTGGTCAGAGATGTGCAGTAACTCAGGAAACGTGCAGTGCATCCAAGGATACTTGCATTTCCGCAAGGTTCCTCACACCCCCAT ATGGTTACTTCCAAAGATGCATCAGCAAGGTTGACTGCATGTTACTCCAAAATAATTCTTACATGAAGATCAAATGCTGCCAGAAGGATTTGTGCAATGTTCCAGTCTAG
- the LOC114788841 gene encoding CD59 glycoprotein-like: MKTVLITLVVALVLTNGEALVCNRCVPAKAGGTCRVSPETCTAHKNACISARFLTSPYGYFQRCISKADCTLLQTNAYIKVKCCEKDFCNGPI, encoded by the exons ATGAAGACTGTGCTCATAACTCTTGTTGTGGCACTGGTGCTGACCAATG gTGAAGCTCTGGTGTGCAATCGCTGTGTTCCTGCTAAAGCTGGTGGAACATGCAGAGTGAGTCCGGAAACATGCACCGCTCAcaaaaatgcatgcatttctgCAAGGTTCCTCACATCACCCT ATGGTTACTTCCAAAGATGCATTAGCAAGGCTGACTGCACGCTACTCCAAACTAATGCTTACATCAAAGTAAAATGCTGTGAGAAGGATTTCTGCAACGGTCCTATCTAG
- the snorc gene encoding protein SNORC produces MASFGSFSSLIVLVLLGLCVTLTWTETLADPVPTQVDNQDPLSGGGAIDVTTKDPYADEYDDSTHMPTVDEDEGVLGPGAITAIVIAVFLGASVLLALIVITLRKFTAS; encoded by the exons ATGGCCTCCTTCGGCAGTTTTTCCTCGCTTATTGTGCTGGTGTTACTGGGCCTGTGTGTGACTCTCACATGGACTG AAACCCTCGCAGATCCTGTACCCACTCAAGTTGACAACCAGGACCCGCTGTCAGGTGGAGGGGCCATTGACGTCACCACCAAAGACCCTTACGCTGATGAATATGATGATTCCACACACATGCCAACCGTAGATGAGGATGAAG GTGTCCTGGGCCCTGGTGCCATCACTGCCATAGTCATCGCCGTGTTCCTGGGAGCTTCTGTGCTGCTGGCCCTCATTGTCATCACACTCAGGAAGTTCACAGCTTCCTAG